From Sporolactobacillus pectinivorans:
CATGTTCCGCAATAAGCCGGTGGTCAAAGATGTCCCGGTTGACGTTACCGAAATCATGGCGAATGAAATCATTGAGAAAAAAGTCATCAAGGCGGAAGTCAACAACAACTGGAAGCTGATCTGCTGATTCCGAGAAGTCCGCATCAAAAAATATGAATTTCAATAAAAATAGAGGTGCAGGAGTTTGAAGCATATTTTAACTAATGACTGGGAACCGTTGCTTGAGCCTGAATTTCATAAAGATTACTACCTGAAGTTGAGAGAATTTCTTAAGCAGGAATACACGACGAAGACCGTCTATCCGGATATGTATGATCTCTTCAATGCGCTGAAGTATACACCATACGAAAAGGTAAAAGTGGTTATTCTCGGCCAGGACCCTTATCACGAACCGGGACAGGCACATGGTCTTAGTTTCTCTGTCAAACCTGGTGTGCCGCAGCCGCCTTCACTCCAGAACATTTTCAAAGAACTGAATGATGACCTTGGCTGTCCAATCCCGCATCATGGCTGTCTGATCGAATGGGCGCAGCAAGGGGTGCTGCTGCTCAACACCGTTTTATCGGTGCGGCGCGGCGCAGCAAACTCGCATAAAGGCATGGGCTGGGAACAGTTTACTGATGCGGTAATCCGCGACCTGAATGAACGCGAAACGCCGATTGTCTTCATTCTCTGGGGGCGCAACGCTCAGGCGAAAGAAGAGCTGATTACTAATGAACGGCATTTTATCATTAAGTCTTCGCATCCGAGTCCTTTTTCAGCACGGTACGGTTTTTTCGGCAGCCATCCGTTTTCACGGGCCAACCGCTATCTGGAGTCAGCAGATGAGGAGCCGATTCATTGGCAGATTTCTGTAGAGGAGCCAAAAGTGCCGCTGAATGAGGGGGCAAACAACAATATCCCGCAGAAAGGGTAAACCCTTTTTACGGGATATTTCATTTATGATGAAAAATTAATGGGCGGCCGTGCGGATAAAAGGTTTGAAGCGCAGTAGAGCGACAGCCAGACCGAACATTCCGAACAGGATCAGAAGCAGGAGATTCACCCAGATGGCGCTCAGGCCAGTGCCCCGGATCATGACGTCCTGAAAGCCTTGCATTGCCCAGTATTGAGGTGTGAAATAGCCGATATTCTGAACGAATGAAGGGAGCAAATCGGACGGGAACCATAATCCTGCAACAATAGCTCCGCCCATCGTGATCAGCTGTGTGATCCCGATTCCCTGATTTTGGCTCCGGACGATCATGGCCAGTCCGAGCCCGAGCCCGGTGCCACAGAATGCCAGACAGACTACAATCAGAGATATAGCGATCGGATTGCCAAGATGAAGTCCATAGAAAAGGCGTCCGACAAGGAGGAGCACAGTACACTGGATCAGGACTGAAACAAAGGGTGGAATCCACATACCGGTCAGGTAGCCTGCTGAACGAAGAGGGGTTCCCTGCAGGCGGGCGATCATACCGGAATCGCGTTCTTTGAAAAATCGCTGGAGCATCGAGATCATAATGAAGAAAACAAACATAACGGTATAACCGGGTACAATCTGAGACATGAAATCAACATGTTTCCCGTTTTCCGTAATCGTCTGAATATGAATCGGCGCGGCTAGCGTTTGTTTGATCTGTGCCGGATTCAACCCGTGGGCACCAAGTGTCTGCGCCAGCTTCTGCTCGCGGTACTGGTTGGACATATTCTGTAAAATGGCCTGAATAGGCGCTGTGGAACTAGCCTGCGCGCCGTCCTGGTAGAAACGGACCGCCACGCCGCCTTTCTGAAGGCCTGTCTCAAAACCTTTGTCGATCACGACGAGAGAGGATAGGCTGCCGTCGCCGATCTTTTTTACCTGTGAGGCAACGGATTGACCGTTCTCCTTTTTAACTGTAAAGCCCTTCAGCCGGCCCATCTGTTTTACTAATGCCTGTGATGCGGCGGTATGGTCAAGATCATGCACATGAATGGTGATGGAAGTCGAACCCGCCTGACTGAAGATCGATCCGAACACGACGATAAAAAGGAGTGGTAAAATAAGCAGAAAAAAAACATTGCCTCTTTCTCTTAGCATCAGTTTGAATTCCTTGAGCATAACATTCTTCATTTTTTAACCCTCCTCAGTCTCTCAAACTTGTTCCGGTTAACGACAGGAATACATCTTCAAGTGACGGTTTCACCATTTCAAGAATTTTAAGTTTTTCTCCGGAATTAGGGCTGTCCAGCAGGCTGCGCATGACGTCAAGCGGTTGATCGGTTTCAAGCACCCAGCCATGGCCGCGCCGGTAACTTTTTTTGATTGCTGCGACGGATCTCGGCTGAAAATTCTCCTGGGTCTCCAGATAGACGGCCTTTTGCGTATGCCGATCAAACAGATCTTCAAGCGAGCCCTGCGCAATTACTTTTCCGTGGTCGATAATGGCAATGTCGTCGCAGAGGGCCTCCACTTCCTCCATATAGTGCGTGGAATAGATGACCGTGACACCGCTGTCCCTAAGATGGCGGATCATATCGAAAATATGATTGCGGGACTGCGGGTCAATGCCGACGGTCGGTTCATCCAAAATCAGCAGTTTAGGCTGATGGAGCAGGGCGCAGGCAATGTTGATCCGCCTTTTCATGCCGCCCGAAAAACTTTTTATCAGATCCTTGGCACGGTCCGATAGGCCGGTTTCCCGGAGCACCGCCTCGATCCGGGTTTTCAACAAAGCCCCTTTAATGCCATAGAGGCCGCCGAAAAAAATGAGATTGTCCATCGCACTCAGCTTGTCATAGAGCGTGATTTCCTGCGGCACGTAGCCGACCTGTTTTTGTACAGCCAGCCGGTTCGCCGCAGCCTCCAGTCCAAACATGCGGACACTGCCGCTGTCTGCGGAAAGAATACCGGTCAGAATTTTCATAGTTGTCGATTTCCCGGCGCCATTTGGCCCGAGTAGGCCGAAGCAGGTGCCTTTGCGAATGGAAAATGACACATGGTCAAGGGCTGTTTTCGAACTGAATGTCTTTGTAAGCTGATCGATTTCGAGAACGTTCTCCATAACTGCCTCCTGTTTTATCAGTGGTTTTCCACTGGATTTGCAAACTTTTTGTGCTGCCGCAAAAGGATAAAATAATAGATGGCGTAGTATGCAAACATGATCAGCAGAAGCCCCGCTGTCCAGGAGCTGCCAATCGCCTGGTTCATATGCTGCGCCGATTCTGACGAGGTGCCCTGTAAAACCCCATTAGAATATAAACCAAATAGTCTAAAAAACAGGCGCCCGATGAACAGCAGACTGACGATGCTGCCGATCAGGACATTCGGCATGTAGTACCAGTGCTCATCCCGCCGTTCAAAACGCGTGACCTTTGAACTGTAAAAGGCTAAAATGGCTCCGGCCGCAATGCCGGCAGCGTCCGAGATCAGACTGACGGGATGGCTGGCACTCACGGCCAGAAATAAGGTACCGACAATCAGAAAGATCACGATCCGTATCTTCATTTTTCGTTCTCGTAACATTTGCCAGCCGATATTCCGGCGGATACGGCGATAAATGCCGTAAAGGATCAGAGCGGCAATGAATACCCAGTAGATGTGAATCATATCGTTTCTCCTTAAAGGTCGATTTTTTGATTTAGAAGCCAGGTGGACAGTAGAAGCAGGAACCCGCTTACGATCCAAGCGCCAGCGATGCTGGCAATGACATCAAAAGTTGACGGAAAAGTTTGCTGAATTGAGCGCAACCAGCCCATTGAGCCTCCAATGCCCCAGCCGATGCCCCAGATCATCCAGAAGAGCGGGATCGCGGGCCGCCATTTCGTATGCTTAAGCGTTCCGTAAAGTATGCCTACGGAAGACGTAAACGGGAAGGCGCAAATATCGATGAGTAGCAGAATCAGCCCGAATTGAGCGAAGGCACCGAATTGGCTGAAAGACAGCTTCGGGCTGATCCATGTTGCATAGGCGCCGAAAGCGAGAATCAGTACATAAACAGCTGCCGCAATCACCGTACCTCGAATGACCACAGCCCAGAATTTAGTCATGATCAGAGTATGGCGCGGGTAGGGCAGTGTCAGCCACCAGCCGACTGTTTCATTGTTCCATTCGCGTGATATTTTTGAAATGCCAAAACCAAAAATGAAAAATGGAATCGACCAGTAGACATACCAGATGTACTTGAGCTGTATCTGATAATTCATACTGAAATAGGTGGCGACAGCGGCAGTGCTGATGACGAAACTTATCGCATAAATAAATCGCCATTGTTTGGTCAGCCGGTCTTTATTTCGCCTCCCTCTGCGAATTAATTCATGCTTGAGAAGAGGCAAAAAAACATGAGGGTTATTCAGTTCCATGATTTTTCCTCCTCCCGGTAGAGTTTTCGCGACAGGGCGTCAATGGAGCCGAACTCCTGACGGAGCGATTCAGCATCCCCGGATAACTTCACACGTCCCTCGTCAAAAAAGACAACATCGTCAAAAAGCCCTTCAGCTTCGTTGATTTCATGGGTGCTGATCAGCAAGGTCTGTTGTTTCTCACTGAGTGCGTCAATCAGGACTTCTATGATATGCTCTCTTGAGCTGCCGTCGATTCCTGAAAAAGGTTCATCGAGAACGATCAGCGGCACATTTCTGGCAACGCAGAGAATCAGCATCAGGCGTGCTTCCTGGCCTTTGGACATGCCGGAAATTTTGATGCCCGACGGGACTCTCATGATCTCAGAAAGCCGCTCCGCTTCCTCACGGTCGAAACCGGGCAGTAAGTGAACAGCCCAGTTGATACTTTGTTTCGCTGTGTAGTCGTTGTACCAGCGTGCACGGTCCGGCAAATAAGCGATCCGGCTGTTCGTGCGCCACCCGGGTTCTTCTCCGAGCACCATGAGCTTTCCGGTGTCAGGCTTTACGAGCCCGGTGATCATCCGGAAAAAAGTGGATTTACCCGCTCCGTTTGCCCCAAGAATGCCAGTCACACGACCTTTTCCGATAGTCAGTGACAGATTATCGATGGCGTGTTTATGGTCATAATTTTTGCTGATTTGTTCAGCGATGATGATCGGCTCCATCATTTTAGCGATGTCCTTTCTCTTGAATGATTTTTGTTAAAAAATTGTGAATATCATTCAGCTCAAGGCCGAGATTGCACATGTTTTCCAGAAAACTCTCGGTGTATTCGGCTGCCAGCCGGTCTTTGAAGTGCTTGATCTGCGTGACGGAACTCGTAACAAACGTCCCCTGACCGCGCCTCTTTTCAGTCAGCCCGTCACGCTCCAGTTCCTGATAGGCATGCATGACGGTATTCGGATTAATCCTGAGTTCGTGGGCCATTTCTCTTACGGAAGGAATTTTCTCTCCCAACCCGATCGCTCCCTTTGCTATTAAACTCCGCATTTGTGCAAGAACTTGTTCGTACAGAGGCTGGCCAAAATCAATTGAGAAGCTGAGCGTGCCAACCTGCCGTTTATCCATTGTGCAACCCTCCAATCGGGCTCCGTGTCCTATATGTTACAAGTGTATTATATCATATGATACACTAAACGCAATGGTGACTTTTTCTCAAAGTGCACAAAAAATGAACGAATCGAGCTTTTATTGATAAAACTTTGTTTTTGTTGATAGTTGAGTGCTTTTTGTCGATACTGATCCGAATTTCATTGATAAGTTCGGGGTCTTTTAATAAAAGAAGGAAGTTCTCTTCTTTTAGTGGGGGGGAACTTCCTTGTGCTTTTGATTAACTATGTTCGAAACCATTGAAAGAGTACCTCAGCATCTTTTTTCTCCAGCTGATGCACTTCATAAGATTGGGGGAGTGACGAGCGTACGGATACATTGCATGAGCAGAGCCCAAATCGCTGCTGGATACGGGAATTTTTCCAGGTAAAGGTTTGTACGTGCTTTTTCAGTGTGATCACGCTTGTTTTGGTGACTAAGCGGTGAGTAAATACAATCCGCTTCCCTTCAAGTCGGAAGCCAGACGAGCGGAATTGGTAATAATACCAGATAGCCGCAACAGGGAGAATCAGCCAGAGCCATTTCCCCCAGACGAAAAACCAGGAGAGGCCTGTGAAAACC
This genomic window contains:
- a CDS encoding uracil-DNA glycosylase, which encodes MKHILTNDWEPLLEPEFHKDYYLKLREFLKQEYTTKTVYPDMYDLFNALKYTPYEKVKVVILGQDPYHEPGQAHGLSFSVKPGVPQPPSLQNIFKELNDDLGCPIPHHGCLIEWAQQGVLLLNTVLSVRRGAANSHKGMGWEQFTDAVIRDLNERETPIVFILWGRNAQAKEELITNERHFIIKSSHPSPFSARYGFFGSHPFSRANRYLESADEEPIHWQISVEEPKVPLNEGANNNIPQKG
- a CDS encoding ABC transporter permease, which gives rise to MKNVMLKEFKLMLRERGNVFFLLILPLLFIVVFGSIFSQAGSTSITIHVHDLDHTAASQALVKQMGRLKGFTVKKENGQSVASQVKKIGDGSLSSLVVIDKGFETGLQKGGVAVRFYQDGAQASSTAPIQAILQNMSNQYREQKLAQTLGAHGLNPAQIKQTLAAPIHIQTITENGKHVDFMSQIVPGYTVMFVFFIMISMLQRFFKERDSGMIARLQGTPLRSAGYLTGMWIPPFVSVLIQCTVLLLVGRLFYGLHLGNPIAISLIVVCLAFCGTGLGLGLAMIVRSQNQGIGITQLITMGGAIVAGLWFPSDLLPSFVQNIGYFTPQYWAMQGFQDVMIRGTGLSAIWVNLLLLILFGMFGLAVALLRFKPFIRTAAH
- a CDS encoding ABC transporter ATP-binding protein, producing MENVLEIDQLTKTFSSKTALDHVSFSIRKGTCFGLLGPNGAGKSTTMKILTGILSADSGSVRMFGLEAAANRLAVQKQVGYVPQEITLYDKLSAMDNLIFFGGLYGIKGALLKTRIEAVLRETGLSDRAKDLIKSFSGGMKRRINIACALLHQPKLLILDEPTVGIDPQSRNHIFDMIRHLRDSGVTVIYSTHYMEEVEALCDDIAIIDHGKVIAQGSLEDLFDRHTQKAVYLETQENFQPRSVAAIKKSYRRGHGWVLETDQPLDVMRSLLDSPNSGEKLKILEMVKPSLEDVFLSLTGTSLRD
- a CDS encoding DUF1453 family protein, whose translation is MIHIYWVFIAALILYGIYRRIRRNIGWQMLRERKMKIRIVIFLIVGTLFLAVSASHPVSLISDAAGIAAGAILAFYSSKVTRFERRDEHWYYMPNVLIGSIVSLLFIGRLFFRLFGLYSNGVLQGTSSESAQHMNQAIGSSWTAGLLLIMFAYYAIYYFILLRQHKKFANPVENH
- a CDS encoding ABC transporter permease subunit, yielding MELNNPHVFLPLLKHELIRRGRRNKDRLTKQWRFIYAISFVISTAAVATYFSMNYQIQLKYIWYVYWSIPFFIFGFGISKISREWNNETVGWWLTLPYPRHTLIMTKFWAVVIRGTVIAAAVYVLILAFGAYATWISPKLSFSQFGAFAQFGLILLLIDICAFPFTSSVGILYGTLKHTKWRPAIPLFWMIWGIGWGIGGSMGWLRSIQQTFPSTFDVIASIAGAWIVSGFLLLLSTWLLNQKIDL
- a CDS encoding ABC transporter ATP-binding protein, translating into MMEPIIIAEQISKNYDHKHAIDNLSLTIGKGRVTGILGANGAGKSTFFRMITGLVKPDTGKLMVLGEEPGWRTNSRIAYLPDRARWYNDYTAKQSINWAVHLLPGFDREEAERLSEIMRVPSGIKISGMSKGQEARLMLILCVARNVPLIVLDEPFSGIDGSSREHIIEVLIDALSEKQQTLLISTHEINEAEGLFDDVVFFDEGRVKLSGDAESLRQEFGSIDALSRKLYREEEKSWN
- a CDS encoding GntR family transcriptional regulator is translated as MDKRQVGTLSFSIDFGQPLYEQVLAQMRSLIAKGAIGLGEKIPSVREMAHELRINPNTVMHAYQELERDGLTEKRRGQGTFVTSSVTQIKHFKDRLAAEYTESFLENMCNLGLELNDIHNFLTKIIQEKGHR